AGATCGGCGAGACCGTCAAGGTGGTAAAGCTCCACGGCGAGGGCCCTGTCAAGCGCCGCATCATGGACATGGGCATCACCCGCGGCACCGAGGTATTCGTCCGCAAGGTAGCCCCTCTGGGCGATCCCATGGAGGTCACCGTCCGTGGCTATGAGCTGAGCCTGCGAAAGGCCGACACCGAGATGATCGAGGTCGAGTAAGTGTCCCGTTGCGGATGGAGCGAACCCGGCCTTCATAGGCCCTGATTTTTGTTAGTGATAAGTTAGAGAAATCAAACCAAAAGGAGCAAGCATCAATGGAGAAGCAGATCAAAATTGCCCTGGCGGGCAACCCGAACTGCGGTAAGACCACGCTGTTCAATGCGTTGACGGGCTCGAACCAGTTTGTTGGTAACTGGCCCGGTGTTACCGTGGAGAAGAAGGAAGGCAAGCTGAAGAAGCACGAGGATGTGGTCATCATGGACCTGCCCGGCATCTACTCCCTGTCTCCCTACACGCTGGAGGAGGTGGTGGCTCGTAACTACCTGATCGGTGAGCGGCCCGACGCCATCCTCAACATCATCGACGGCACCAATCTGGAGCGTAACCTCTACCTGACCACCCAGCTTACCGAGCTGGGCATCCCCGTGGTCATCGCCATCAACATGATGGATGTGGTCCGCAAGAACGGCGACCAGATCAACACCGGGGAGCTGTCCCGTGAGCTGGGCTGCCCGGTGGTGGAGATCTCCGCCCTGAAGGGTACCGGTGTCATGGAGGCCGCCGAGGCCGCCGTGGAGGCTGCCAAGAACGGCAAGACCATCCCCATGCACACCTTCTCCGGCCCCGTGGAGCATACCATTGCCCACATCGAGGAGGCCGCCGTACATACCATGCCCGAGGAGCAGCAGCGCTGGTACGCCATCAAGATCTTCGAGCGTGACGACAAGGTGCTGGAAAAGCTCAGCATCCCCGCCGACGTGATGCAGCACATCGAGACGGACATTCAGGCCGCCGAGAAGGAGCTGGATGACGATGCCGAGAGCATCATCACCAACGAGCGCTATGTCTACATCGCCGAGATCATCAAGGGCTGCTACAAGCAGAAGCGCAAGGGTCAGCTCTCCGCCTCCGATAAGATCGACCAGATCGTCACCAACCGCTGGCTGGGCCTGCCCATCTTCGCTCTGGTGATGTTCCTGGTGTACTGGATCGCCATGGTGGCCGTGGGCGCCCCCGCTACCGACTGGGCCAACGACGGCCTGTTCGGCGACGGCTGGCACCTGCTGGGTATCGGCTCCAAGGCCTATAACGAGGTCAACGACGAGTACACCGCATCCCTGCAGGCTGTGGAGGCCTTTCTGGGCATCGAGATCGATCCCGAGGCCGATGACTTTGATCCCTCTGCCGTCGTTGCTCAGATGAACGCCTTCACCGCCAACAGCAACACCACCGCTACCGTGGACGTGGAGGATGAGGAGACGCTGGCCATCAACACCATGACCGCCTACTACGACGCCATCCCTGAGGGTGCCGACAAGGACAGCACCGTGGGTGTCACCTATGTGGACGCCGTGGCCTACCTCAACAAGAACGGCTTTGACG
The genomic region above belongs to Vescimonas coprocola and contains:
- a CDS encoding FeoA family protein translates to MKTLREVKIGETVKVVKLHGEGPVKRRIMDMGITRGTEVFVRKVAPLGDPMEVTVRGYELSLRKADTEMIEVE
- the feoB gene encoding ferrous iron transport protein B, producing the protein MEKQIKIALAGNPNCGKTTLFNALTGSNQFVGNWPGVTVEKKEGKLKKHEDVVIMDLPGIYSLSPYTLEEVVARNYLIGERPDAILNIIDGTNLERNLYLTTQLTELGIPVVIAINMMDVVRKNGDQINTGELSRELGCPVVEISALKGTGVMEAAEAAVEAAKNGKTIPMHTFSGPVEHTIAHIEEAAVHTMPEEQQRWYAIKIFERDDKVLEKLSIPADVMQHIETDIQAAEKELDDDAESIITNERYVYIAEIIKGCYKQKRKGQLSASDKIDQIVTNRWLGLPIFALVMFLVYWIAMVAVGAPATDWANDGLFGDGWHLLGIGSKAYNEVNDEYTASLQAVEAFLGIEIDPEADDFDPSAVVAQMNAFTANSNTTATVDVEDEETLAINTMTAYYDAIPEGADKDSTVGVTYVDAVAYLNKNGFDAPDPADYGVWVPGVPVLVESGLESAGAADWLSGLILDGIVAGVGAVLGFVPQMLVLFLMLAFLEACGYMARIAFVLDRVFRKFGLSGKSFIPMLIGVGCGVPGIMASRTIENERDRRMTIMTTTFIPCGAKVPFIAMIAGAIFGGSAWVSTSAYFIGMAAIIVSGIMLKKTKMFAGDPAPFVMELPAYHWPTLGNVLRSMWERGWSFIKKAGTIILLSTIFVWFTTYFGWVDGTFRMLDESEIDSSILAAIGGAICWIFKPLGWGNWQATVASITGLVAKENIVGTLGILYGGGDGTVYQNIAQAFTGITGYSFLVFNLLCAPCFAAIGAIKREMNNHKWTWFAIGYQCGFAYLVGLMINQFGNAFTGSLNIIGLIAALAALAMIVYMLVRPYKEATKLSAKV